The segment GGTCCTTTATCTTTGCTGATAAGGACATTGTAGCACGCGGTAAAGAAATTCTTTGTGTCAAGATTGTTGTTTTTGAGAATAATATAACATTCTTCATGCAATTCTTTATCTTCCCATTCTTTGTCTTCCAAGCGCTTCGCAAGCTCATGAAGCGCAGCTCGTTGCTCTTTTGTCAATTTATCTTTGACATCCTGCGGTACTGCTTTATTTATCGTGTACTTGAACTCTTCTGGCGCATACTCGAGAATCCAGTTCTTCGCGCACACTGCGCGGAGATGCAATCGTTCTCTGTCTTCTTTCGATTTGAGTTGTTTCTCAAAATAACCAATTGATTTTTCGATGTCTAATTCATTTTGGAGAAGGACGTTCGTGATATGACGGAATCCTGGCTGATAGGGCATTGCCTTTGGCACTTTTCCTTCTTCAACACAAGAAAGTTCGTAAATTCTTTTTTGGTTCGCTAATTCTTTTTCACTGACATCTTTTTGTTCTCCATAATAAATTCGTTCGCACTTGTCAAAGTCTTCGTAGATTTTAATGACATCCGCGTCAAAAGAAATCGCGAACTCCGCTCCTGGTCGTGTTCCCGCGAAAAGCCATCGCACAATCTGTGGTTCATAAATTTCAAGACAGTCATTTAATGTAATAACTTCTCCTGTACTCGAAGAGATTTTTCCCGCTCCACCCTTGATGCTGATAAAATTATACATGTGATAGACTGGCGCTTCCCAGTTAAACAGTTTGACAATTTCTTTTCCTGTATCAAAGCTTCCACCAACAGTGGAGTGATCTTTTCCTCCTGGTTCGAAATCTACTTTTTCCCATGACCAACGCATTGGCCAATCCACTCGCCAAAGCAATTTGACATTTCCTGACTTGAAAATATCCGCGTGCTCTGTTGTTCCATCTTCTAACTCATAGGAAACCGTATGCTTTCCATCCCAGCGAATATTTCTAATTTTGTCTGTTTTATCTTTTAATGAGAAGACCGTGATTGGAAGCCATGTTTCTTCTAGTGGTTCTTCTCTATACTTATCCAAAATCGCTTTGATCTTTTCTTTGTTTTTTAATGCATGGATAATCTGCTCCGCGTATTCGCATGCTCTATATTTTTTGCTTTGATAGAGAAATTCTGTGTGAATTCCTACTTTTTTAATTGCTTCTTCTACTTCCACTTCGTGATGACGCGCGTAGGATTCTTCTTTTCCAAATGGATCAGGAACATCGACAATGGATTGCCTGAGATACGTTTGCAGCATTTCTTGTTTTGGCATGTTTACAGGAACTTTTCTAAATACATCATAGTCATCCCATGAATAAATGAAGCGGACTTTTTTCCTTCTGCTTCTCAACGCGCGCGCGATAAGTTCTGTTGTAATAATTTCCCGAAAATTTCCAATGTGGACAGTTCCACTTGGAGTAATGCCTGACGCAACAGTGTATTTTTCTTTATCTCCTTTTATCTGGATAACTCTTTCCGCAACCTGGTCTGCCCAGTGTAAGATTGCCGCTCTCTGGTCTTTATGATCGTTCTTGTCTTGCTTTTGTTTTTCGTTTGTTTCCATTTTTCTTTTGAGAATCTTCTTTTGCTTTTAATTCTTTTTCTTTCTCCTGTCTTTTCTTTACTTCTTGCCTTTAAACTATTTTTACTTGCTTTACTTGAGTTTCTTAAATCCTTTCTTTAGAAATGTGCTGTGTGGAATGTATAAATGGTCTCCTTTCTCTGTTACTATTTTTGTGTCTGTCCATGTTACTTCTTCCACAGTTCCTTTGATATCATCAATAATCACGTCGTCTTTTATTTTCAGTCGTTTGTACAGCCGTAACCCATCGATGTAATTTGGAATGAAATCTTTCCATGCAAGGATAAACGAGATAAAGATGATAATCATGACGCCAAATCCCAATATTTTTGCGATGATTGTGGATAGACCTAGCACATTAAGGACCATGACAATCACAATGAAATATATGATTCCAGAGAGAATCCCACTTACTGCTGCGTCAATTCTCCAATTCATTCCTGTCAATTCTTTCCAATACTTATTGACGTCGAGCGTGCGTAACACCCAATGCGCTGTTTTGCCGATCAGCTTTCCAACAATAAATCCGATGAGAAGAATGATCAGCGCGACAATAATTTCTGAGATAATTGGCTTGATAAGATTGATAATGTACTCTGTTTTGCTTGGCGCCTCAATAAATGAGGAAGGTTCAATTGTTTCATCCAGAATGCTGACCATGAGGACGTTAAAATTGTTTGGATTTATATAATTTCGGTTGTTTGTCTGTTATTTATCCCCACATACCCAAACAATAAACAATTTAAAGCTGACCGCATTGTCTTTTTTCATGAACTTTGCAAAAGACTTTACCACCTCCATCACTTCTTTTGATCCTGTTGTTGCGCAGCTTATCGCACACGAAAAACAACGACAACATGATGGTCTTGAAATGATTCCGAGCGAAAGCTTTCCCAGCAAAGCTGTGCTTGAAGCACTAGGTAGCGTGCTCAACAACAAATATTCAGAAGGCTATCCAAAAAAACGATATTATGGCGGTAATGAGTTTATTGATGAAGTTGAACAACTTGCCATTGATCGCGCGAAACAACTTTTTGGCGCAGAACACGTTAACGTGCAGCCCTATTCTGGAAGTCCCGCGAACGCAGCGATCTACTTCGCATTACTTGAACGCGGAGACAAAGTCATGGGGATGAGTCTTGCACAAGGCGGTCATTTGACGCATGGACATACTGTTAATTTCTCTGGAAAATATTATTCCTTTTCTCAGTATGGTGTTGACAAAAAAA is part of the Candidatus Woesearchaeota archaeon genome and harbors:
- a CDS encoding lysine--tRNA ligase; this translates as METNEKQKQDKNDHKDQRAAILHWADQVAERVIQIKGDKEKYTVASGITPSGTVHIGNFREIITTELIARALRSRRKKVRFIYSWDDYDVFRKVPVNMPKQEMLQTYLRQSIVDVPDPFGKEESYARHHEVEVEEAIKKVGIHTEFLYQSKKYRACEYAEQIIHALKNKEKIKAILDKYREEPLEETWLPITVFSLKDKTDKIRNIRWDGKHTVSYELEDGTTEHADIFKSGNVKLLWRVDWPMRWSWEKVDFEPGGKDHSTVGGSFDTGKEIVKLFNWEAPVYHMYNFISIKGGAGKISSSTGEVITLNDCLEIYEPQIVRWLFAGTRPGAEFAISFDADVIKIYEDFDKCERIYYGEQKDVSEKELANQKRIYELSCVEEGKVPKAMPYQPGFRHITNVLLQNELDIEKSIGYFEKQLKSKEDRERLHLRAVCAKNWILEYAPEEFKYTINKAVPQDVKDKLTKEQRAALHELAKRLEDKEWEDKELHEECYIILKNNNLDTKNFFTACYNVLISKDKGPKLAAFLIEIKEKAIVLLKSV
- a CDS encoding mechanosensitive ion channel, which translates into the protein MVSILDETIEPSSFIEAPSKTEYIINLIKPIISEIIVALIILLIGFIVGKLIGKTAHWVLRTLDVNKYWKELTGMNWRIDAAVSGILSGIIYFIVIVMVLNVLGLSTIIAKILGFGVMIIIFISFILAWKDFIPNYIDGLRLYKRLKIKDDVIIDDIKGTVEEVTWTDTKIVTEKGDHLYIPHSTFLKKGFKKLK